From the Acidilutibacter cellobiosedens genome, one window contains:
- a CDS encoding ArsR/SmtB family transcription factor, with protein sequence MQYINKGKTEENGSSCAVCFDERNLKKVKENMIEEKKIKLLSETFKALSDPTRLNIIYALSQSPLCVYDIARALDMSQSAISHQLRILRNLRLIKYKKEGRMMIYSLDDDHVLQLFNQGLDHVKHQ encoded by the coding sequence TTGCAATATATAAATAAAGGAAAAACTGAAGAAAATGGTTCAAGTTGTGCAGTCTGTTTCGACGAGAGAAATCTTAAAAAGGTTAAAGAGAATATGATTGAAGAAAAGAAAATAAAACTGCTTTCAGAAACTTTTAAAGCCTTGTCAGATCCGACGAGACTTAATATTATCTACGCTCTTTCTCAGAGCCCATTATGTGTGTATGATATAGCTCGGGCTTTAGATATGAGTCAGTCGGCAATATCTCATCAATTAAGAATTCTCAGGAATTTAAGATTGATAAAATATAAAAAGGAAGGGAGAATGATGATTTATTCTTTAGACGATGATCATGTTCTACAGCTTTTTAATCAAGGCTTGGATCATGTTAAGCATCAATAA